A segment of the Meriones unguiculatus strain TT.TT164.6M chromosome 10, Bangor_MerUng_6.1, whole genome shotgun sequence genome:
TGTTACCATCACTCAAAGCTGTAGTGGCTGTGCCTGGGCCTGGAGAACACCTGCTTGCAGAATATTTTTCAGCTGCTGTTTCTTTAGGAAGTTTCCAAAGGAAACATGACTGTAAGCATCAACAGGATGACAGCATTTGTCATCTAAAACACTGACGTTTTCAAGCTTTCACGTTACCATTCCTCTGCCTGCTGGTTACTAAATTACTAAATTACTAAAACCacaaacacaaatttaaaaaaacatcacTCTGTTCCCATAGCATGTCATCACACTGTGAATAATGGGATCTAAACTACAAGGAATTGTTTTTGAGGGGGAAGGGTGGCACATTGATAGCCTGCTTGCCCGGCATCCATGACACAGTCCCTAGCATCTCAAAAGGAGATGTGTCAGACAGGCCCTCTTCTGCCCAGTGTGAAAACTAAACCAAATCTTCGGTTGGTTCttcctttgatttaaaaaaaaataaatgtagttaTTAAGCTAGTAAGGCAGGTGGTGGttgggcacacacctttaatcacagcactctggaggcagaggcaggcggatctctgtgagacctgcctggtttacagagtgagtccaggatagccagggctctgctgcgcagagaagccctgtcttgaaaaaccagagaaagaaaggaagaacgaaagaaagaaaaaagaaaaattaattgattaattaattaattaaacattgGGGTTGGAAAGATAGGTCCTAAGAGCcctggttgctctttcaaatgATCTAGATTCAGTTCCCTGCAACCACGTGGTGGTAACTCTCTTTTCTGGCATCTTCCAGCACTGCACACACCTGGTCACAGACACaggtgtaggcaaaacacccttatgtataaaataaatatttaaaataaaactttaaaggtATTAAACCTGAAAATTTCCCTGTGTGTGGAGAATTTCAGATACAGACCTCAGAAAAAAGCAGTCATCTCTAAGCAAAGGAACAGAGGAATTAACTCAAGGCAAAAACAGATATGACATTtatagaaagaaaagacattgaacaactaacattttaaattacatgATTTCTTTTTGCTGTGTTCATCTTTTTGCCTGAGACTTAAATTCTTGAGAGTGGTGAACTTTTACTTAGTCATTTGTCGACCATCAAAATGTTTGGAGAATGAATTGTAAGTTACACTGTTTTTGCTTCCTCTTCAAGTGACTTTAAACAAGATTAGAATGCAAAGCTACTTCTTTCAGTACATTATTTGTATTTTAACTAACTGTgcttcccctctcccaccccaATCCCCCAACTCCTATCCcctgacagggtttttctgtgcataGCCTtgtctgtagactaggctggccttgaactcacagagatccacctgcctctgccttcctgagtgctgagattacaggtttgagCCACAATACTTGGCTTGAACTAACTCAGAATGTCGCCTTTTCTCTAGAACTTTGCCCTTTTGGAGCCAACTACCTTGTTAAAGTGGGGATCAATGTATAATTCCTTCAGTTTGAAAATGAAAGGTGAAGCCAAAAATAGTTAACTGGAAGCACACACTATCAAgagatttccttccttttcttttttctttctttttttttaacacacagCATCTGTCTCTctacataaccctggctgtctggttcccacaatgtagaccaggctagcccccaattcatagagattcacctgcctctgcctcccaagtgctgagattaaaggcatgcatcactgcCTTTAATCAGgatttttctgaactctggagCCTGTTGTGACACAATTATTATTTAACACTCTCTCCCCTTGTTCTTCTTTGCccagacatttatttatttattatttatttacttattatttgcttgtttgtttgtttagacatcCAGACCTTTGGCATTCTGGGCAAGTGCTCTTCCACTTAACTATGTCCCTAGCTCAGGCAGTGAATAAtttctttagagacagggtctcactgtgtagccctggctggcctggaactcacaatgtagaccaggctctctCTTAACTTATGGAGATCCGCCCGCCTCTAAGAAGTAATTTCTGTAAAGCACAATTTGGGTTTGTGATGAATTACTCTTATTTCAGTACTGGTGTTTCACATATGATTCCATATTTTGTAATTTCTTAGTGAAATGACACACCAAACATTACTCCAAGACACAAATATACTCAATTCAACACGCAGAGAACGTTAGTAAAATTTAACTCATTCTACACTAAAAACcacatcagaaacaaaacaaaacaaaaaaaattcaatacAAACTTATGAAAATTAGATACTTTATTTATAGCTTAATCACAAAACAATTTTCTTGCTCTTCAAGATGTAAATACATACTAGAATAAACTCTGTAGAATATACAAAAAAATACATACTTTTCCCATgaaatttttcttcaaaataaatagAAGGGAACACGCGTGTGGCTGACCCTGGTAATGCCCCGTGTCTGCTTAGGTTTTCAGactgttgatttatttttaatctcctGAAAGGATGGGGGAGTTCCTTCTCCCCTAAAAGGTCGAGATAAATAATGCATGAAGCAATCCTCCCTCCCgatttttcccttttccttcacATTTTTCCTTTTGATAGAGAGTTCAGCCTAAATTTCCACGCTTGCATTCAATCCTTACAAAAGCCTACAAATTATACAATGACTTCTAACCTGGCCCTCTAACAAAACAAGTTTTTCCCCTTATAAATCATAAGAGACAGATggcaaaatggagaaaaaaaggaaagagaagggcgGGACAATAGGCATTGTGACGAATCTGGGAAAACGAACAAAGTGCACATCAGAGAGGGAAAGTTTGGTTTGACAGGTGAAATTCCCACAGCCTGCAGACAGCAATGGGAATAGAGCAGATGCCAGCCATTGCAAATGTGTGGATAATATTATTACCGGTAAATTCATTCAGATGCTAAGATACATTTCTTTCGACTGACATTAACATCTCTATGTAGAAACGAAGGTGAAAAGATCACAGGGACCAGTTGCGTTCCCTCTGCGAGATTCACACGAACTGCCGCGCTGGACTTGTCCTCCAGCAGCTCAGAGAGGGAGGAGCGTCAGGCCGCTCTGCAAACTTTTAGTTGGTTAAGGCCCCCGTCATCTTTTCTCCGTGTCTTTACAGTCTCACGAAGTTCCCCCCTCCCCGtgtcccccgccccaccccaacCCCGCACGCCACAATCATCTCTGATCATAAATCCTCACATCTTCCATAAATCAGAGCAGGTCTCCCACAGCCGAAGGCGACGACTACGTGCGCACGGCGGGGTCCTGGGCGTGGAGGGTGGGGGCGGGagaagggtgggaggagaggcaggTAGAGGACCAGAAGTGGGGAAACCGCGGATCTAGATACAGTCCCTGGCCAGGGGCAGGTGAGGTGCGTAACGGTGCTTATCCGGAGGCGGGGGCTGCCAGTAGTCCACGTCCGAGCCGGGGCTAGCGGGCGATAAAGTGCAGCTGTAGGGCGACGTGGAGTTGGAGGAGGACGCGGGGCTGTTGCTGCAgctccaggaggaggaggaggaggaggagggcgaAGGGCTGTCTCCGCCGGCGCCCAGCGCGGCTCCGGGGCTCAGCAGCACGGCCTCGGAGAAGAGCGCCCCCTGgaggccgccgccgccgccgcccgcgcaGTGGTCCGCCAGGCGCAGGGTCTCGGTGAGCGCCCAGATGTAGTTGTGGGCGAAGCGGAGCGTCTCGATCTTGGTGAGCTTGGCGTCCTCGGGGAACGTGGGCAGCACCTCGCGCAGCGCGTCCAGCGCCGCGTTCAGGTTGTGCATGCGGTTGCGCTCGCGGTTGTTGGCCTTCAGCCGGCGGGTCTTCTTGATGCGCTGCACCGTCTCCGCCGTCTTGGCGCCTCGCGAGACGGCCCGAGCGCGCGACGGGCGCCGCTTGCACTCGTGCACCAGCCCCAGCAGGCGCGCCGGCCGGCAACCCCCGGCGCCCGACGCCGAACCGCCCTGTCCCCCCTGCCCGCCCTCCGCCCCGCGAGGCCCACGCGCGGCGCCCGGTCGCcgcagctcctcctcctcctcctcgtccgcGCTGGACGACATGGGAGTCAGGGTCGCCGAGGTCGGGGAAGCCGAGCCCAGCAGCATcagcacctcctcctcctccttcaactCCAGCGTCTCGGCTTTGACGAACATCCTGCGGGAGAGGAGGCGGGTGAAATTCAGTCCCAGGAACGGACGGGTGGAAGCGTCTCGGGGGCGCGCCCCCGCGGCGTGCGCGCGCGGAGACGGCGACACCGGAGCCCTGGGCTTCAGCCGCCCGCTGACCGTGTGCTTTGCGGGTTCCAGGAGCGCCCCGAGCCGGGGCGTGGGGAGCTGGGGGCGCGGCGTGCCCACTTACCTGCTCGGCCCCAGAGGCGGGCGCGGCGCGGCTGCTCTCTCTGGCGCTGGTTCGGGGACGGGGCTGGGCGTCCTTGGCGCCGCGCTGGCTGGGGCGCTTCCTCGGGCGCAGCTCTGCGGGGGGCCTCTCCGCTGGGGCGACTCTGCCAAGAGCCCCCGGCGACCACGGCAGCCCGCCCCGGATCTCGTGTGTGGTGGTGCTCGTgcgtgtctgtctgtcagtcagtCCCCCTGGCCGTGCGGCGGCTGGCACGCGACTCCCGGGCACTCCAGTTAAAGGCGAGCTGCTTGTGGGTTCAGTGGCTGCGTGTCTGGCACACGACTCTCCTTAAAACCCCTTATATACCACCAAGAAAACAATCAGCTCTGCCCCGGGGCCCCCCTCCTCACCTACCCTCCCCCCACCCGCCCTCCCCTCCTCCGCCTGTCCTGCACCCCCTGGTCcgccccccctccctccccagctcctTCTTTTCATCGTATTATCATCActcatttctttccctttctttagcccctctccccctcccctggcCCGGccatccatcctcctcctcctccatcaccCCCGCCCCTCCgtctccccccctcccctttaTCTAATCAGCATAAAATGGTTCTAAAGCTCCCGTTGGCGCTCCAGGCTGCAGCCCAAGCTCCCGaagccgcggcggcggcggcggcgacagCGGCGGCGGTGGCTCAAGCTGCGGCTGTTGTCGCCGCCGCTGTCTATTGTGATTGGTGGCTCGCGCTCGGCTGGAGCGTGCCGCTAATTTATTAATGAAAGGAGGTCGCGAGGCGCAGCTGGCCAATCAGTGTCCCCGGGACTCCGGGAGGCCTGCGAGCCACGCGCACCGGAGCCCGCTCCTTTTCAGCAGCTCATTAGGGGCCCGAGCACTGGGGGCCCgggacgggggtgggggtggggggagaagggggCACCCGATTACTGCTCCCGCCCTGGTCCTCGAGGCAGCAGGGGCTGCCCC
Coding sequences within it:
- the Neurog2 gene encoding neurogenin-2 is translated as MFVKAETLELKEEEEVLMLLGSASPTSATLTPMSSSADEEEEEELRRPGAARGPRGAEGGQGGQGGSASGAGGCRPARLLGLVHECKRRPSRARAVSRGAKTAETVQRIKKTRRLKANNRERNRMHNLNAALDALREVLPTFPEDAKLTKIETLRFAHNYIWALTETLRLADHCAGGGGGGLQGALFSEAVLLSPGAALGAGGDSPSPSSSSSSSWSCSNSPASSSNSTSPYSCTLSPASPGSDVDYWQPPPPDKHRYAPHLPLARDCI